In the genome of Salvelinus sp. IW2-2015 linkage group LG25, ASM291031v2, whole genome shotgun sequence, one region contains:
- the LOC111951676 gene encoding ubiquitin domain-containing protein 1-like, which yields MVACGHRPSMGPDASGRTLTESYDELGNRYQLPAYTLTPPANLITERANDNEAPNQKEQKKPPAFPKEEFQLRVRLSCGKDLRISASMSDSISQLKTVLEGQEDIEVAHQRWFFAGKLLTDKIRLQDTKIQKDFVVQVIVNNYSPVTKLMPN from the exons ATGGTAGCCTGTGGCCACCGACCGTCGATGGGACCAGATGCCTCGGGAC GTACTCTTACAGAGAGTTATGACGAACTGGGGAACCGATACCAGCTTCCTGCGTACACTCTAACCCCTCCCGCCAATCTCATCACTGAACGCGCCAACGACAACGAAGCTCCCAATCAAAAGGAGCAGAAGAAGCCTCCCGCCTTTCCCAAAGAGGAGTTCCAGCTACGAGTTCGACTCTCATGCG GTAAGGACCTTCGTATAAGCGCCTCCATGTCAGACTCCATCTCCCAGCTGAAGACAGTCCTGGAGGGGCAGGAGGACATCGAAGTGGCCCACCAACGATGGTTCTTTGCAGGTAAACTGCTCACAGACAAGATCCGACTCCAGGACACCAAGATACAGAAAGACTTTGTCGTCCAGGTCATCGTCAACAACTACTCACCAGTTACCAAACTCATGCCCAACTga